A window of the Eleutherodactylus coqui strain aEleCoq1 chromosome 8, aEleCoq1.hap1, whole genome shotgun sequence genome harbors these coding sequences:
- the LOC136577212 gene encoding serine protease 33-like, translating into METPQLRNDGQRLHRQSQSMAWRTPTAVLLLVLGITVKTTSGVPHQLPSQRVVGGQNAELGKWPSSGVLIYKTTILCGMSMISETCAVTAAHCVEFRDPNLFTILVGVLNLTGPNPTKQVVKVTEIIEYPTYNGDGKNGDLALLKLEHAVIFTENVQPIRLPAPNQMFENGKMCWLNGWGRISENEKLAAPYTLQEVELPLINASECNKMYQAAFNLPYTPTAITEEMICAGYPEGKKDGCQGDSGGGLLCKYDEHWLLVGIVSWGDGCAEPMKPGVYTLVSKYTIWIVENMNAKPSSELTIMTTTVKMTTNLTEQANVSTDTTTVSESTIMTTTVNVNTPITQQPKVASEPLTLSAANNQDTSSAGRRLQISAILIVGVIVWILDVV; encoded by the exons ATGGAGACCCCACAGCTGAGAAATGATGGCCAACGTCTCCATAGACAATCGCAGTCAATGGCCTGGAGAACCCCCACTGCTGTCTTACTTCTAGTACTGG GTATTACGGTGAAAACCACTTcag GAGTTCCTCATCAGTTACCCTCGCAGCGTGTTGTGGGTGGACAGAATGCCGAGCTCGGGAAGTGGCCCTCGAGTGGTGTTCTCATATATAAGACAACTATCCTCTGCGGAATGTCTATGATCTCTGAAACCTGTGCGGTGACAGCAGCACACTGTGTGGA ATTCAGAGATCCTAATCTATTTACAATCCTTGTGGGGGTGCTGAACCTCACTGGTCCGAATCCCACAAAACAAGTTGTAAAAGTAACAGAAATCATAGAATACCCCACATACAACGGAGATGGAAAAAATGGAGACCTGGCACTACTAAAAttggaacatgctgtgatctttacTGAGAATGTTCAGCCAATCCGTCTTCCAGCCCCAAATCAGATGTTCGAGAATGGGAAAATGTGCTGGCTGAATGGTTGGGGACGCATTTCTGAGAACG AAAAACTAGCGGCTCCGTACACATTACAGGAGGTCGAGCTTCCTCTTATCAATGCTTCAGAGTGTAATAAGATGTACCAAGCTGCCTTCAACTTGCCTTATACGCCTACGGCTATAACAGAAGAAATGATCTGTGCTGGCTACCCCGAAGGCAAGAAAGATGGCTGCCAG GGTGATTCTGGCGGAGGCTTATTATGCAAGTACGATGAACACTGGCTTCTGGTTGGAATTGTGAGTTGGGGTGATGGTTGTGCCGAGCCAATGAAACCAGGAGTATATACCCTCGTCAGTAAATATACCATCTGGATAGTAGAGAACATGAATGCAAAGCCAAGTTCAGAGTTGACTATCATGACCACCACTGTAAAAATGACCACCAACCTCACAGAGCAGGCAAATGTATCCACAGATACTACTACAGTTTCAGAGTCGACTATCATGACCACGACTGTAAACGTGAACACACCCATCACGCAGCAGCCAAAAGTAGCCTCTGAGCCCCTCACCTTATCTGCGGCGAACAATCAAGACACCTCGTCAGCTGGAAGAAGACTCCAGATATCAGCGATCCTTATAGTTGGGGTCATTGTGTGGATCTTGGACGTTGTATAA